TTCATTTTTCCAATCAGATTCCCGAAATATGGCAGTGTCAATATGGCAACTGTATTGTAAAAATTCTTGTAAAATGCTGTACTTGAATAATTAAGATGTAAAACCTGATCGTAAAAAATAGTAACAAGCACATTGGTAATCATAAAAGAAAAACCATAAAGCATAAAGGCGATCTGAAAGTTTAAAAAAGCTTTGTTAGATTTAAGAACTGACCAAGAGTTTGAAAAAGAATCCCTGATAACCTGCAGCAGGCTTTTACGCTCAAACTCAATTATTGACGTATCAACTCTTATTTTACTGAGAATATAAAAAGAAATGATACCAAGAATTCCCATAAAAGGATAAATATATCTGAAAGCAGTAAGGTCGAAATCGAGTAAAAGCCCGAAAAGAAAGGTAATCACCAACATGACGATTTTATTCCCCATGGTTGACAATCCATACAGTTTCCCAAAATTCTCGTTGCTGTAATTGGCTTTTAAAAACAGGTTAATAAGTGGTAAAACCACCGGTTGAAATGAATAGAAAAGAAAAAATATAAGGAGAAAGATATAATGGTACCAGATGTTATTTGCAATAGTTCCGGGATCAGCAGGATAAAATATCAACAACAGCAATGGTAATCTGGTAACAAAAGCGGTATAAATAAGAAGTTTTCTTTTGTTTTTATAGCGCTTTAAAAATTCATGTGAGAATACAGAGAATATGAGTACAAATACCGTTGTAGTAAATAAAATACTTAATAAAAACTCAGAGCCTTTCATGCTTCTGATGAAAATATATTCATTCAGTGCAAGTAATCCAAGAATTACACCTTCCAGAATCGAATGCAGAAAATGAAGCCGGAAAGTTTTCTTTTCAACAAATGTCAGATTACGCAGGATTTCAAACTGATATATCATGCATCAGGTAAAGAAACAATTGTAATTAAAGCTTCAGAAATAAAGAAGCAGAGGACAATTTGAAAAAGAGAAACCCAATTCTCAGGAACATCTACATTTCCACAACCTCTGTCCATCCATATTTGTCTTCAATCTCACCGTATTGGATGCCCAGCAGTGTCTTGTACAGCTTTGTTGACCAAGGACCAGCTTCGGTTCCATTTCCAAACAGATATTCTTTACCGGTTTTGTCGTCAACAATACGTTTGATTGGAGAAATGATAGCAGCAGTTCCACAAGCTCCTGCCTCATCAAATTCTGAAAGCTCTTCGACCGGAATCGGACGTCTTTCAACTTTCATCCCAATATCTTCGGCAATACGGCAAAGGCTTTTATTGGTAATGGATGGCAGAATGGTAGGAGAATCAGGTGTAATATAGGTATTACCTTTAATTCCAAAAAAATTGGCAGGACCTGCTTCATCGATATATTTTTTTTCTTTTGCATCAAGGAAAAGGACATTGGCAAATCCGCCATCATGTGCTTTTTTCATAGCCCGTAAACCTGCTGCATAGTTACCTCCAACTTTAATATGACCGGTTCCTAAAGGTGCTGCACGGTCAAATTCTTCTGTCAGAAGGAAACTTACAGGTTTAAATCCTTCTTTAAAATAAGGGCCAACAGGAGTTACAAATACCAAAAACAAATATTCTGAGGCAGGTTTTACACCTACTTCCGCACCCGAACCAAACAACAAAGGACGAATGTAAAGTGAAGCTCCGGTACCATAAGGTGGAACATATTTCCTGTTCATTTTAACAGCTGTCCAAACAGCTTTTTTAAATAGTTCTGCAGGAACTTCTGCCATCATGATACCATGAGATGAACTTGCCATACGTTTACAGTTTTCTTCCCACCTGAAAACCCGTATCTTCCCATCAACACCACAAAAGGCTTTCAAACCCTCAAAACTTTCCTGACCATAATGCAATCCTGTGGCAGCAATATGTACAGAAATGTATTCAGAGCTGCTTATTTCCAGCTCTCCCCATTGTCCGTTTCTGTAGTATGAGCGGACATTGTAATCGGTTTTAAAATAACCAAAGGGTAATTCTCCCCATTTTATTTCACTCATATTATTCATTTTATTGGTTTATTTCTGCTAAAACAAAATTCTGAACGGTTCAAATATATGTATTCTTTACATTCAGCTAAAATTTTAGCAACAATTTTGTGAACCACTTCAGCATTTTCCTGAAACAACTGAATGTGCATCTGTCAGATTCATGAATATCTTTGTTCCTGAATTATTGTTTTAATCATTGACTGCTTTCATTTAAAGCATTTATTATTTAACTGACAATATTTAATTATGGACAATATTGAAATAAAACTTAGAATAAGCCGGAATGATCTTCTGGGCTATTTCATTGCCTTTTCAACTGTTCTGACAGGAGGAGGAATGGCTGCTATAATGTTTTTACTGATGGATAAAGGAGAAAACATCATGCTAACAGGAATGCTCATCTGGTTGTTTTTTACACTAATTATTATTTTTGTTGTAGCAAGGATTTATCTAAGGCCCGTATGTGTCTTTCGGTTTTACGATGATTATTTTATTCAGTATTTTCCGGCTACAGGTAAAGAAGTCAAACATTTATATGAAGAAATAAAAGAATATGAGGAGAATACATTCGTTTACAGTCAGCTTGATTCTGTCTATTTTATGGTCAGATTTACCAATCAAAAGAAGAAACTGGTGGTAACCCGCGACCCGTTATCTGAAGAAGCAGCAAAAAGATATGATGAATTCACGCACATGTTCAGGGAATGGGATAAAAAGAATTCAGCAAATACCAATTAATCAGGGATATTGTTCTAAATTTAGTGTTTTACAAAACAGCTTAATTTTCTTAAAAAAGAATAAATTGTATGTTAAATGTTGCGTTATTCGGTCCACCGGGAGCTGGTAAAGGTACCCAGTCCGAGTTTTTAATTAAGGAATATAAACTTTACTATATTTCGACAGGGGAATTATTAAGAAAAGAAATTGCCAACCGGACAAAACTTGGTCTTGAGGCAAAGAATGTCATTGAAGCAGGGGGACTGGTTTCTGATGAGATCATTGTTCAGATTATCGAAAATACCATTACAGGCAATCCTGACTCACGTGGTTTTTTATTTGACGGATTTCCAAGGACATATATACAAGCTTATATTCTCGAAGGGTTAATGATAAAACTGAATACTTCCCTGAGTTGCCTGATCAGCCTTGAGGTTCCTGAAGAAGTTTCAGTACAGCGCTTGCTAAACAGAGCAAAAATTTCAGGGAGAAGCGATGACAATGAAATAGTGATCCGAAACCGTCTGAAAGAATACAGGGAAAAAACAATGCCTGTATTAAACTTTTACAAAGAAAAAGGAATTTGCCACGAAATAGACGGAACACAAAGCATAGAAGACGTAAGAGAAGAAATCCGAAAAATCATTAAGGAAGTGCTGAGCAAG
This window of the Sphingobacteriales bacterium genome carries:
- a CDS encoding MFS transporter, whose product is MIYQFEILRNLTFVEKKTFRLHFLHSILEGVILGLLALNEYIFIRSMKGSEFLLSILFTTTVFVLIFSVFSHEFLKRYKNKRKLLIYTAFVTRLPLLLLIFYPADPGTIANNIWYHYIFLLIFFLFYSFQPVVLPLINLFLKANYSNENFGKLYGLSTMGNKIVMLVITFLFGLLLDFDLTAFRYIYPFMGILGIISFYILSKIRVDTSIIEFERKSLLQVIRDSFSNSWSVLKSNKAFLNFQIAFMLYGFSFMITNVLVTIFYDQVLHLNYSSTAFYKNFYNTVAILTLPYFGNLIGKMKIQRFASMTFIFMFFYILFTALSEYIDKGWVLFDIRIVLMLIIAGISYGLFASTMSLLWSIGSAYFCSPDEAASYQAVHLTLTGIRGCIAPFAGVFIYKNFGFTVAFIIAMLLLVAGIIQTQFTKSG
- a CDS encoding branched-chain amino acid aminotransferase, yielding MSEIKWGELPFGYFKTDYNVRSYYRNGQWGELEISSSEYISVHIAATGLHYGQESFEGLKAFCGVDGKIRVFRWEENCKRMASSSHGIMMAEVPAELFKKAVWTAVKMNRKYVPPYGTGASLYIRPLLFGSGAEVGVKPASEYLFLVFVTPVGPYFKEGFKPVSFLLTEEFDRAAPLGTGHIKVGGNYAAGLRAMKKAHDGGFANVLFLDAKEKKYIDEAGPANFFGIKGNTYITPDSPTILPSITNKSLCRIAEDIGMKVERRPIPVEELSEFDEAGACGTAAIISPIKRIVDDKTGKEYLFGNGTEAGPWSTKLYKTLLGIQYGEIEDKYGWTEVVEM